A window of Streptomyces sp. NBC_01689 genomic DNA:
GTTCCGAGGGGCCGCTCCCGCGGCGGTCAGCCCGTGGTGAGCCGGGCCAGTTCGGTGCCGGCCAGCAGGAAGGCGCCCACGCCGAACTCGGCGGTGCTGTCGTAGGTGACCGGCTGGCTGGATTCGGGACGGTCCCCGACGTTCTGGACGTAGCCGAGGAAGCCGTCGGGGTGCACGGCCGTGGCGACGAGTCCGTTCCAGGCGCGGGCCGCCACCGGGAGGAAGGCGGCCCGGTCGACCAGCCGGGCGCCGACCGCGTACGCCGTGCCGTACAGCAGGAAGGACGTGCCGCTGGTCTCGGGGCCGGGCAGATGGCTCGCGTCGGCGAGGTTGACGTTCCAGAAACCGTCGCCGCGCTGCACCGCCGCGGCGGCCCGCACCAGGCGGGTCAGGGCGTCGCGGTACTCGGCGGTGTGGCGCTCCGTGGAGGGCAGCGCCTTGAGGGTCTTCACATGGCCGCCCGCCACCCATCCGTTGCCGCGCGACCAGACGACGGCGCGGCCCGAGGGAGAGACGATGCCGCCGGGGAGGAAGCGCGCGTCGCGGTACCACAGGCCCGTGGCGGCGTCGTACAGACCGGGACCGCCCTCGGCCCGCTTGGTGTGGTCGTAGAGGGAGTAGAGCTTCCGCCAGTACTGCGGGTCACGACGGAGGGCGCCCAGGCGGGCGAACGGCGGCATCGCCATGTGGAGGGCGTCGTCCCACCACCAGTCGTCGTTCTTGTCCGGCTGGTCCGTGTGGACCATGCGGTGCAGCGAGGTCTCGATGGCGGTGAGCTTCCGCTCCTCGGGCTCGGCCTCGTAGAGGTCGAGGTAGGCCTGCCCGGCGCAGTGGTTGTCGGCGTGGCGGGTGGTCACACCGCCGTTGAGCCCGTAGGCGTGCCGCTCCGCCCAGGAGCGGGCGTACGCGAGGTGGCGGGCGTCGCCGGCCGGCCGGTGGAGGGCGAGCAGTCCGCTGAAGAAGGTGGCGTTGGCCCAGCCGTTGTCGCCGGAGTCCGCGTGCGCGGCGATCCAGTGATCGGCCACCCGCCGCAGTACGGCGACGACCTCGCTCCTCGGGGGGAGCGCCGACGCGTCCCGCGGTGCGGGCGGCCCCGCCGGTCGAGCGGCCCGCGCGGGTGCCGTGAGGGCGGGGTGGAGGGAGGCGGCGGCCGCGAGGGCGGTACCGCCCGCCAGCAGGCGTCGTCTACGCATATGAACAACTCCTACGGATGGGGATTCTCATCCTCAACTCCCCTCTCCCGCACTGTCCATGGTCGGTCGTCAACTTGACGTGAACCAGGCCGAGTTCATGTACACGTACGATCGGCGCGCGGAGGAACCGGCGCTCCGCACTCGGTCGGTGCAGCGGTCCACCGCCCCGCTGTCCGCCGTCCGTGCCGGGCGGCGCCTCACGGCCCGGCCGCCCGTCCGCGCCGCACCCCTCCGGGCCCGCGGTGAGCTACTGCGAGTGGTCATCCGCGCTCTGGCGAGCACGGTCCGTGAGCTATGTTGAGTCCTCGTGGGACATGAAGGAGGCACATCGGTGCCATCGCCGCAGCAGGCACGCGCGCAGGCGTCCGCGATCACGTCGGGAAAGTCGGCCCCGGAGGCGGGCGCGGCGCCCGCGTCCCAG
This region includes:
- a CDS encoding glycoside hydrolase family 88 protein, whose protein sequence is MRRRRLLAGGTALAAAASLHPALTAPARAARPAGPPAPRDASALPPRSEVVAVLRRVADHWIAAHADSGDNGWANATFFSGLLALHRPAGDARHLAYARSWAERHAYGLNGGVTTRHADNHCAGQAYLDLYEAEPEERKLTAIETSLHRMVHTDQPDKNDDWWWDDALHMAMPPFARLGALRRDPQYWRKLYSLYDHTKRAEGGPGLYDAATGLWYRDARFLPGGIVSPSGRAVVWSRGNGWVAGGHVKTLKALPSTERHTAEYRDALTRLVRAAAAVQRGDGFWNVNLADASHLPGPETSGTSFLLYGTAYAVGARLVDRAAFLPVAARAWNGLVATAVHPDGFLGYVQNVGDRPESSQPVTYDSTAEFGVGAFLLAGTELARLTTG